The Anoplopoma fimbria isolate UVic2021 breed Golden Eagle Sablefish chromosome 5, Afim_UVic_2022, whole genome shotgun sequence genome contains a region encoding:
- the bccip gene encoding protein BCCIP homolog, protein MASSAKRRAVGLSVNAEESENSSDESPEGDEESGEGDSDASEEEINEVVMVDFEAHTISVNDFDGVKKLLQQLFLKAHVNTSEMTDLIIQQNHIGSVIKQADVPEDSDDDDPDQVFGFISMLNLTERKDVQCVEELKELIVDQCEKNSTQTETDQLEQILNDPSKPVGLLLSERFINVPPQIALPLHKQLQEEIADAQSTNKPSGKCHYCLMISKTCKEANKSIPARGGAPKDEYLFVNAEEEFFYEQAIMKFHYSVQDEADTCLGGRWSFDDVPMKPFRTVMLIPADRMPAIMTKLKEFLTV, encoded by the exons ATGGCTTCTTCAGCTAAGAGGAGAGCGGTGGGTTTGAGCGTGAATGCCGAGGAAAGTGAGAACAGCTCCGATGAGAGTCCGGAGGGAGATGAGGAGTCCGGGGAGGGAGACAGCGACGCGTCCGAGGAGGAGATCAATGAG GTGGTCATGGTTGACTTTGAAGCCCACACCATCTCAGTCAATGACTTCGATGGTGTCAAGAAACTCTTACAACAG CTCTTCCTGAAGGCTCATGTAAATACTTCAGAGATGACAGACCTCATCATTCAACAGAATCATATTGGAAGTGTCATCAAG CAAGCTGATGTGCCAGAAGACAGCGATGACGACGACCCTGATCAAGTATTTGGCTTCATCTCTATGCTCAACCTTACAGAGAGAAAG GACGTGCAATGTGTGGAGGAGTTGAAGGAGCTGATCGTGGATCAGTGTGAGAAGAACTCTACCCAGACTGAGACTGATCAGCTAGAGCAGATCCTCAATGACCCCAGCAAGCCTGTTGGGTTACTTCTGAGTGAGCGCTTCATCAACGTGCCCCCACAGATCGCCCTCCCGCTGCACAAACAGCTCCA GGAAGAAATAGCTGATGCTCAGAGTACGAATAAGCCCAGTGGGAAGTGTCACTATTGTCTGATGATCAGCAAGACCTGCAAAGAGGCAAACAAGAGTATTCCAGCCAGAGGAGGAGCTCCCAAAGATGAATACCTGTTTGTCAATGCAGAGGAGGAATTCTTCTATGAG CAAGCCATCATGAAGTTCCACTACTCGGTCCAGGATGAGGCAGACACCTGTTTGGGCGGCAGATGGTCGTTCGACGATGTACCCATGAAACCTTTCAGGACGGTGATGCTGATACCAGCAGACAGAATGCCAGCTATTATGACCAAACTCAAAGAATTCCTGACTGTGTGA